Proteins encoded together in one Riemerella anatipestifer window:
- a CDS encoding IS982-like element ISRa1 family transposase, whose amino-acid sequence MNNIEQIYERILEVLGLFSENQLISYQRRTPKMSDLEVISLNITAEYLSIDSELQFFRKLPNSLINKIERSVYNKRKRRLSLQTEQIRQRISMEFNEFEDIFIVDSMPMKVCENARSTRSKICKEQSYSSPTYGYCASQKLYFYGYKLHAVCSLNGVIKNFDISPASVHDIHYLKDSGEQMRNCTLIGDRGYLSAKVQIDLFNYANIKLDTPMRSNQKDYIPQFSLYKKKRKRIETFFSQLCDQFMIKRNYAKTFEGFKTRIISKITAATVIQYINKFIFQRKLNHLKISII is encoded by the coding sequence ATGAACAACATAGAGCAAATATATGAAAGAATTTTGGAAGTTTTAGGACTTTTTTCAGAAAATCAACTGATTAGTTATCAGAGAAGAACACCTAAAATGAGCGATTTAGAAGTCATAAGTCTTAATATTACTGCTGAATACTTGAGTATTGATAGCGAATTACAGTTCTTTAGAAAATTGCCAAACTCTCTGATAAACAAAATTGAAAGAAGTGTTTACAATAAGCGAAAACGAAGACTATCCCTACAAACAGAGCAAATTAGACAACGTATTTCGATGGAGTTCAATGAGTTTGAAGATATTTTTATCGTTGATAGCATGCCAATGAAAGTTTGTGAAAACGCTCGTTCTACTCGTTCAAAAATTTGTAAAGAGCAATCCTATTCTTCACCAACATATGGTTATTGTGCTTCACAGAAATTATATTTCTATGGCTATAAACTACACGCAGTATGTTCTTTAAATGGTGTGATTAAGAATTTTGATATAAGCCCTGCATCCGTTCACGACATCCACTATTTAAAAGATAGTGGTGAGCAAATGCGAAACTGTACTTTAATTGGAGATAGAGGCTATTTATCAGCAAAAGTTCAAATAGATTTATTTAACTATGCTAATATTAAATTAGATACACCAATGAGAAGTAATCAGAAAGATTATATTCCTCAATTTTCATTGTACAAGAAAAAGCGAAAACGAATTGAGACATTTTTCTCTCAACTTTGCGACCAATTTATGATTAAAAGAAACTATGCTAAAACTTTTGAAGGCTTTAAAACAAGGATAATCAGTAAAATAACCGCCGCAACGGTTATTCAATATATCAATAAATTTATCTTCCAAAGAAAATTAAATCATCTAAAAATCAGTATTATTTAA
- a CDS encoding IS982-like element ISRa1 family transposase, with protein MNNIEQIYERILEVLGLFSENQLISYQRRTPKMSDLEVISLNITAEYLSIDSELQLFRKLPNSLINKIERSVYNKRKRRLSLQTEQIRQRISMEFNEFEDIFIVDSMPMKVCENARSTRSKICKEQSYSSPTYGYCASQKLYFYGYKLHAVCSLNGVIKNFDISPASVHDIHYLKDIGEQMRNCTLIGDRGYLSAKVQIDLFNYANIKLDTPMRSNQKDYIPQFSLYKKKRKRIETFFSQLCDQFMIKRNNAKTFEGFKTRIISKITAATVIQYINKFIFQRKLNHLKISII; from the coding sequence ATGAACAACATAGAGCAAATATATGAAAGAATTTTGGAAGTTTTAGGACTTTTTTCAGAAAATCAACTGATTAGTTATCAGAGAAGAACACCTAAAATGAGCGATTTAGAAGTCATAAGTCTTAATATTACTGCTGAATACTTGAGTATTGATAGCGAATTACAGTTATTTAGAAAATTGCCAAACTCTCTGATAAACAAAATTGAAAGAAGTGTTTACAATAAGCGAAAACGAAGACTATCCCTACAAACAGAGCAAATTAGACAGCGTATTTCGATGGAGTTCAATGAGTTTGAAGATATTTTTATCGTTGATAGCATGCCAATGAAAGTTTGTGAAAACGCTCGTTCTACTCGTTCAAAAATTTGTAAAGAGCAATCCTATTCTTCACCAACATATGGTTATTGTGCTTCACAGAAATTATATTTCTATGGCTATAAACTACACGCAGTATGTTCTTTAAATGGTGTGATTAAGAATTTTGATATAAGCCCTGCATCCGTTCACGACATCCACTATTTAAAAGATATTGGTGAGCAAATGCGAAACTGTACTTTAATTGGAGATAGAGGCTATTTATCAGCAAAAGTTCAAATAGATTTATTTAACTATGCTAATATTAAATTAGATACACCAATGAGAAGTAATCAGAAAGATTATATTCCTCAATTTTCATTGTACAAGAAAAAGCGAAAACGAATTGAGACATTTTTCTCTCAACTTTGCGACCAATTTATGATTAAAAGAAACAATGCTAAAACTTTTGAAGGCTTTAAAACAAGGATAATCAGTAAAATAACCGCCGCAACGGTTATTCAATATATCAATAAATTTATCTTCCAAAGAAAATTAAATCATCTAAAAATCAGTATTATTTAA